In one Thermosipho ferrireducens genomic region, the following are encoded:
- the lon gene encoding endopeptidase La translates to MPKKSKSKFEKLEKQVAKFNEEEIEIPDKLPAIAMRSNVVVYPNTVMPFYVGREKSLYALEEAMENYNQLLFVVSQKDPVIENPKEKDLYKIGTVVRIMQIGKLPDGTFKVLVEGLVRAKRKKSLEKRFFKFELEILKKRYQRTKRLIALMRVVRDEMQKYVQFSRKIPTEALMFLEDMEDPDVFADLAASICPGTLEEKQELLETLHPAERLEKILALISKETELLEIEHQLDQKVKQRIEKSQKEYFLREKLRVIREELGGEEDAEIKELREKIEKGDYPDYVKEKAVFELNRFEKMSPYSPEANVIRNYLDWILNLPWNDETEDNLDIKNARKVLNKEHYGLDEAKERILEFLAVRKLSTSQKAPILCFVGPPGVGKTSLGRSIANALGRKFLRMSLGGLRDEAEIRGHRRTYVGALPGRIIQLIRKAGVKNPVILLDEVDKMGISFQGDPASALLEVLDPEQNKDFVDLYLELPFDLSDVLFVTTANTLYNIPIALKDRMEIIEIPSYTNVEKFYIAKDYIIPKVLSELGNAKSKIRFRKEAIKKVISDYTLEAGVRELERKVRTIVRKAALELVESKNSIIITNKKVEEFLGAPRIKNEDKLQEPTVGVATGLAWTPYGGSTLFVETILYPGKGNLLITGQLGDVMKESAKLALSLTRKICGNSFSEKFSQNDIHVHVPEGAVPKDGPSAGVTLVTSLVSAVKETPVDNNIAMTGEITLRGRILPVGGIKEKVLAAYRKGIKKIILPKQNESDIKKVPEYILEEIELVFVENIEEVLEVALSGENK, encoded by the coding sequence ATGCCAAAAAAATCAAAATCTAAATTCGAGAAACTGGAAAAACAGGTGGCAAAGTTTAATGAAGAAGAAATAGAGATTCCTGATAAACTGCCTGCTATAGCGATGAGGAGTAACGTGGTTGTATATCCAAACACGGTGATGCCGTTTTATGTTGGTCGTGAAAAGTCACTTTATGCTCTGGAAGAAGCTATGGAAAACTATAATCAACTACTATTTGTTGTAAGTCAGAAAGATCCAGTAATTGAAAATCCAAAAGAAAAGGATCTTTACAAAATAGGAACTGTTGTTAGAATAATGCAGATAGGTAAACTTCCAGATGGCACATTTAAAGTGTTAGTTGAAGGATTGGTTAGAGCAAAAAGAAAAAAAAGTCTTGAAAAACGCTTTTTTAAATTTGAACTGGAAATCTTAAAGAAGCGTTATCAAAGAACAAAAAGGTTAATAGCATTAATGAGAGTGGTTCGAGATGAAATGCAAAAATATGTGCAATTCTCTCGTAAAATCCCCACAGAAGCTCTTATGTTTCTTGAAGATATGGAAGATCCAGATGTCTTTGCAGATTTAGCGGCTTCCATATGTCCTGGAACACTTGAGGAAAAGCAAGAATTGTTGGAAACGCTGCATCCAGCTGAGAGGTTGGAAAAAATATTAGCCCTCATTTCAAAAGAAACAGAATTACTTGAAATTGAGCATCAGCTGGATCAAAAGGTAAAACAAAGAATAGAAAAATCTCAAAAAGAATATTTTTTAAGAGAGAAATTACGAGTGATTAGAGAAGAACTTGGTGGCGAAGAAGACGCGGAGATTAAGGAACTTCGAGAGAAAATTGAAAAGGGCGATTATCCAGATTATGTTAAGGAAAAAGCAGTATTTGAACTTAATCGATTTGAAAAAATGTCACCTTATTCACCAGAAGCCAATGTTATAAGAAACTATTTAGATTGGATACTTAATTTACCGTGGAATGATGAAACAGAAGACAATCTTGATATAAAAAATGCTCGTAAAGTCTTGAACAAAGAACATTATGGCTTAGATGAAGCCAAAGAGAGAATTCTTGAATTTTTGGCAGTTAGGAAGCTTTCGACTTCGCAAAAGGCTCCTATCCTTTGTTTTGTAGGGCCTCCCGGAGTAGGAAAAACATCACTTGGACGTTCTATAGCAAATGCATTGGGAAGAAAATTTCTGAGAATGTCGCTTGGAGGATTGCGTGACGAAGCAGAAATAAGAGGACATAGAAGAACTTATGTAGGAGCTCTTCCTGGAAGAATTATTCAATTAATTCGAAAGGCCGGGGTAAAAAATCCTGTAATTTTACTTGATGAAGTGGATAAAATGGGAATCAGTTTTCAGGGAGATCCGGCTTCAGCTCTTCTGGAAGTTCTGGATCCAGAGCAAAACAAAGATTTTGTAGATTTGTACCTCGAACTTCCTTTCGATTTGTCAGATGTGTTATTTGTGACAACGGCAAATACATTGTATAACATACCAATTGCCTTAAAGGATAGAATGGAAATTATTGAAATACCGAGTTATACAAATGTAGAGAAGTTTTATATAGCCAAAGATTATATAATTCCAAAAGTTTTATCTGAATTGGGAAATGCAAAAAGTAAAATAAGATTCAGAAAAGAGGCTATAAAAAAGGTTATATCAGATTACACTCTGGAGGCTGGAGTTAGAGAGCTGGAAAGGAAAGTAAGAACAATAGTAAGAAAAGCTGCTCTTGAGCTGGTAGAAAGTAAAAATTCAATAATAATTACAAATAAAAAAGTGGAAGAATTTCTTGGAGCGCCTCGTATAAAAAATGAAGACAAATTACAGGAACCAACAGTTGGTGTGGCAACAGGTCTGGCGTGGACACCGTATGGTGGCTCAACACTATTTGTAGAAACTATATTGTATCCTGGCAAAGGAAATTTACTAATAACGGGCCAGCTTGGAGACGTTATGAAAGAATCGGCAAAATTGGCTTTGAGTTTAACAAGAAAAATATGCGGAAATAGTTTTTCTGAAAAATTCAGTCAAAACGACATACACGTTCATGTTCCTGAAGGTGCTGTGCCTAAGGATGGGCCAAGTGCCGGGGTTACCTTAGTCACCTCGCTTGTTTCTGCGGTAAAAGAAACTCCTGTTGATAATAACATAGCGATGACTGGTGAAATAACTTTAAGAGGTAGAATATTGCCAGTTGGAGGTATAAAGGAGAAAGTTTTAGCAGCTTACAGAAAAGGTATAAAGAAAATAATACTGCCAAAACAAAATGAAAGCGATATAAAAAAAGTTCCCGAATACATTTTAGAAGAAATTGAACTTGTTTTTGTTGAGAATATAGAGGAAGTTCTGGAGGTGGCTTTGTCAGGTGAAAATAAATGA
- the tsaE gene encoding tRNA (adenosine(37)-N6)-threonylcarbamoyltransferase complex ATPase subunit type 1 TsaE: protein MKEIIFDLGEMTKKAMETFAFEFAKNVDEHNLILLIGEIGAGKTTFVKAFCKGFGVDPEIVSSPTFTLVNVYETLSKSIYHVDVYRLTNVEDLFYLLEDQIEDNDSILIVEWADLFPEFFQGDRIEIYLEHSSDHLRNVSIKVVGESERILSFLRRWRNAKKIKI from the coding sequence ATGAAAGAAATCATATTTGATCTGGGAGAAATGACCAAAAAGGCTATGGAAACTTTTGCTTTTGAGTTTGCTAAAAATGTTGATGAACATAATCTTATACTTTTGATAGGCGAAATAGGCGCCGGGAAGACAACCTTTGTAAAGGCTTTTTGTAAGGGTTTTGGGGTAGACCCGGAAATTGTCAGTAGTCCCACTTTTACCCTTGTAAATGTCTATGAAACTTTATCAAAGTCTATTTATCATGTAGATGTTTACCGTTTGACGAATGTAGAAGATCTTTTTTATCTTTTAGAAGATCAGATAGAAGATAATGATTCTATTCTTATAGTTGAATGGGCAGATCTTTTTCCAGAATTTTTTCAGGGTGACAGGATAGAGATTTATTTAGAACATTCGAGTGATCATTTACGAAACGTTTCAATAAAGGTTGTAGGTGAAAGTGAGAGAATTTTGAGTTTTCTCAGGAGGTGGAGAAATGCCAAAAAAATCAAAATCTAA
- a CDS encoding DUF2905 domain-containing protein: MGIGKLLIVTGITILIIGILFYLMEKVNLFHLPGDIVIKRKNITIFIPVTSMIIISIILTVIFNVLFRR, from the coding sequence ATGGGAATAGGAAAGTTACTGATAGTAACAGGGATAACGATACTGATAATAGGGATACTTTTCTATCTAATGGAGAAAGTTAATTTATTTCATTTACCAGGGGATATTGTGATAAAAAGAAAGAACATAACGATTTTTATCCCTGTAACGAGTATGATAATTATAAGCATAATTTTAACAGTGATATTTAATGTTTTGTTTAGAAGGTGA